In Bactrocera oleae isolate idBacOlea1 chromosome 3, idBacOlea1, whole genome shotgun sequence, a genomic segment contains:
- the DIP-iota gene encoding neurotrimin — MKLWLLLLVINQFVYLSLSTISELNNSDPKFSGPINNVTTPVGRDATLTCIVHDLMSFKLAWLRVDTQTILSIQNHVITKNHRIGISHTEHRIWQLRIRDVRESDRGWYMCQINTDPMKSQVGYLDVVVPPDIIDYQTSHDMIVQEGQNVTLICTATGLPTPTVTWRRERDVPLLQNADGTDIYSIEGANLTLWQVTRESMGAYMCIASNGIPPTVSKRVLIAVSFAPTVWTRYDTIYAGFGQKVTLECISEAHPTTVNLWLKGKEFVQSGTYESVTLDNIFRIVMRLTIRPVVSKDFGDYHCVAKNSMGESERIISVRHKSKKSVHHTHQLDGKDNHLILIEEYTSLATAVFLHVNKVLIFLTMTFWKL; from the exons ATGAAGTTGTGGCTTTTGTTGCTTGTAATAAATCAATTCGTCTATTTGTCGCTGTCAACAATATCGGAATTAAATAACT CCGATCCCAAATTTAGTGGACCTATTAATAATGTAACGACGCCGGTTGGACGTGATGCGACTCTCACTTGCATCGTTCACGACTTGATGTCCTTTAAG CTTGCTTGGTTGCGAGTCGACACACAAACTATACTCAGCATACAAAACCATGTCATCACAAAGAACCATCGCATAGGTATTAGCCACACGGAGCATCGTATCTGGCAGCTGCGTATACGGGATGTTCGCGAATCAGATCGAGGCTGGTATATGTGTCAGATAAATACCGATCCGATGAAAAGCCAAGTCGGTTATCTGGATGTTGTCGTTCCACCCGACATAATTGACTATCAAACCAGCCACGACATGATTGTGCAGGAGGGACAAAACGTGACTCTAATATGCACCGCAACAGGCTTACCAACACCGACAGTTACTTGGCGGCGTGAACGCGATGTTCCGTTATTACAGAATGCCGATGGAACTGATATTTATAGCATAGAAGGGGCGAATTTAACGCTGTGGCAGGTGACAAGAGAAAGCATGGGcgcatatatgtgtatagctTCGAATGGTATACCACCGACAGTAAGCAAGCGAGTGCTAATTGCTGTTAGTT TTGCACCTACCGTTTGGACGCGTTATGACACCATATATGCGGGCTTCGGTCAAAAGGTTACACTAGAGTGCATTTCGGAAGCTCACCCCACGACTGTTAATTTATGGTTGAAAGGCAAAGAATTTGTTCAGAGCGGCACCTATGAGTCCGTTACTTTGGATAATATTTTCAGAATTGTCATGCGTTTGACTATACGACCCGTTGTTTCCAAAGACTTTGGAGATTATCACTGTGTGGCCAAAAATTCGATGGGTGAATCGGAACGCATCATATCAGTTAGAC ACAAATCTAAGAAAAGCGTCCATCATACACACCAACTGGATGGAAAAGACAAtcacttaattttaattgaag AATACACCTCTCTTGCAACAGCAGTGTTCTTGCATGTCAacaaagttttaatatttttaacaatgacTTTTTGGAAGCTGTAA